A region from the Silene latifolia isolate original U9 population chromosome 7, ASM4854445v1, whole genome shotgun sequence genome encodes:
- the LOC141590763 gene encoding uncharacterized protein LOC141590763 — translation MVGEDSKSTKGSGPKTIPITSPLYLHPSDNPSLNVTQIIFDGNNYDLWAEAVKNGLDAKNKLAFIEGKVKKPVNFDDEESVEAVAWRSCNAMIRAWLRNVIDPKLHASISFSQPVSEIWRELADRYAAGNAPHVHQLKTELNECKQGGDSIVEY, via the coding sequence ATGGTAGGAGAGGATAGTAAATCAACAAAGGGATCCGGTCCAAAGACCATTCCCATAACATCACCTTTATACCTTCACCCATCCGACAATCCAAGCCTTAATGTTACACAAATTATTTTCGACGGCAACAATTATGATTTGTGGGCAGAAGCCGTCAAGAATGGACTCGATGCCAAGAACAAGTTGGCATTCATCGAAGGAAAGGTCAAGAAACCAGTCAATTTTGACGATGAAGAAAGTGTTGAGGCTGTGGCATGGAGATCGTGTAATGCTATGATAAGAGCATGGCTTCGGAACGTAATTGATCCGAAGTTACATGCTAGCATATCGTTCTCTCAGCCAGTAAGTGAAATTTGGAGAGAATTGGCCGATAGATATGCGGCAGGGAATGCACCCCACGTTCATCAGCTAAAAACCGAGCTCAATGAATGCAAACAAGGGGGAGATTCAATTGTTGAATACTAG